One part of the Desulfobacterales bacterium genome encodes these proteins:
- a CDS encoding chemotaxis response regulator protein-glutamate methylesterase, whose amino-acid sequence MPNPIKVLIVDDSAIVRKVLSEELSKVKGIEIVGTAPDPYIARDKIVFLQPDVITLDIEMPRMDGITFLRKLMKYYPLPVIIVSSLTYEGSKLAIEALSLGAVDVVSKPSSAYSVDDMAIQLADKIKAAALVNVKSKFSTLKIDAPIQKKQISKALGSTTNKIIAIGASTGGTEAIKTVLLGMPPDCPGIVIVQHMPEKFTASFAERLNSLCEIKVKEAEDQESVANGKALIAPGNFHMLLKRSGSRYYVEIKKGPLVHHQRPSADVLFKSVADYAGANAIGIILTGMGADGAAGLLDMKKAGASTIAQDERSCVVFGMPKEAIKIGSVDKIADIDDIARMSLSMV is encoded by the coding sequence ATGCCAAATCCTATAAAAGTTTTAATTGTAGATGATTCAGCTATTGTCAGGAAGGTTCTTTCTGAAGAGCTTAGTAAAGTAAAGGGTATAGAAATTGTTGGTACAGCTCCAGACCCTTATATTGCAAGGGATAAAATTGTATTTCTTCAGCCGGATGTTATTACTCTTGATATAGAAATGCCAAGGATGGATGGTATCACATTTCTAAGAAAATTAATGAAATATTACCCGCTTCCTGTTATTATTGTAAGTTCACTTACTTATGAAGGTAGCAAGCTTGCCATAGAAGCGCTATCATTGGGAGCTGTTGATGTAGTTTCAAAGCCTTCATCCGCTTATTCAGTTGATGATATGGCGATTCAGCTTGCTGATAAGATAAAAGCAGCCGCGCTTGTTAATGTAAAATCAAAGTTTTCGACTTTAAAAATTGATGCTCCTATACAAAAAAAACAAATATCTAAGGCATTAGGTTCTACAACAAATAAGATTATCGCAATAGGTGCATCAACAGGAGGAACTGAAGCTATAAAAACTGTATTATTAGGAATGCCTCCGGATTGTCCTGGTATAGTCATTGTTCAGCACATGCCTGAAAAATTTACAGCTTCTTTTGCTGAAAGGCTTAATTCATTATGTGAAATCAAAGTAAAAGAAGCAGAAGATCAAGAAAGTGTTGCCAATGGTAAAGCCCTTATTGCTCCTGGTAATTTCCATATGCTTTTAAAAAGAAGCGGATCAAGATATTACGTAGAAATAAAAAAAGGCCCTTTAGTTCACCATCAAAGGCCTTCGGCTGATGTTCTTTTTAAGTCTGTAGCTGACTATGCCGGAGCTAATGCAATTGGAATAATTTTAACAGGAATGGGCGCGGACGGAGCGGCAGGGCTTTTAGATATGAAAAAAGCTGGAGCTTCTACAATAGCTCAAGATGAGCGATCCTGTGTTGTGTTTGGAATGCCTAAAGAAGCTATAAAAATAGGATCTGTTGATAAGATTGCGGATATTGATGATATTGCTCGAATGTCTCTGAGTATGGTTTAA
- a CDS encoding response regulator, whose protein sequence is MEKRVLFVDDEESIREMLKKAFITNGYSVALAESAEEALDIMKNEKFPLMFLDLNLPGMDGIELCRIARKDNPVALIYAVTGYASLFELADCREAGFDDYFKKPVDLASLLKSAALAFEKIDRWKKK, encoded by the coding sequence ATGGAAAAAAGAGTTTTATTTGTAGATGATGAAGAAAGTATACGGGAGATGCTGAAAAAAGCTTTTATCACTAATGGATATTCTGTTGCATTAGCTGAAAGTGCTGAAGAAGCTTTAGATATAATGAAAAATGAAAAATTTCCTCTTATGTTTTTAGATTTAAATCTTCCTGGCATGGATGGCATTGAATTGTGCCGAATTGCAAGGAAAGATAATCCTGTTGCATTAATTTATGCTGTTACAGGATATGCTTCTCTTTTTGAGCTTGCCGATTGCCGTGAAGCTGGTTTTGATGATTATTTTAAAAAACCGGTAGATTTAGCATCTCTTCTTAAAAGTGCAGCGCTAGCTTTTGAAAAGATTGATAGGTGGAAGAAAAAATAA
- a CDS encoding chemotaxis protein CheA: MNDINKIIESIALTLVTLEKDDIPSLGRLLNFFSELSKSAKDFNNALFLKVIDGLAQYTQKLIMNEVSDYALLEEGVTILQDIWRHIDNGQEYSIDIENFFNRFGIKEEKPSLNQNAENELKKQEQELAKTKVYTEEDIQIIQDFILEAGEHFEHIEVSLIGLEKNTYDKDVINSIFRSFHTIKGVSGFLNFNKIHKLAHSTENILDSVRKEEIELNLDVTDIVLESADMIKTIIRNIDDSLEKSLQILEGNIDVEPLLLKIENLKKVPFTRGGRLIGEILLEKGYISEKSLEKGLNLQKRDPHKKIGQILIDEDLIEPTAIFNAVSEQKKSGKIAELQVKVDINKLDNLVDLTGELVITQSMVKQNVLAQKINDQKLNQNMNELGRIVSVLQRLSMTLRMIPIKNTFQKMVRLVRDLSKNSGKDVNLEMFGEETEIDRNVVDELYEPLVHMIRNSIDHGIEPPSERKKVSKDLNGTIQLCAYHKGGKFIIDIKDDGRGINKNRIVEKALNLNLIKKDANLSESEIYNLIFHPGFSTAEKITDISGRGVGMDVVKRAIEKLRGNIEIASHEGKGTVFTISFPLTLAVIDGMVVRVGNEKYIIPTMATIESVKPKEDDCYSIENKGEMVMIRGGLLPLIRLDKLFGIDTDAKNPWEGIVVTVEHNKDQKAVLVDELICKEEIVIKSLGECFKNVKGLAGGAILGDGKVSLILDIAGLFEVATK, encoded by the coding sequence AGAACTTTCAAAAAGTGCAAAGGATTTTAATAATGCTTTATTTTTAAAAGTTATTGATGGTCTTGCTCAATATACTCAAAAATTAATTATGAATGAAGTAAGTGATTACGCTCTTTTAGAAGAAGGCGTAACCATTCTTCAAGATATATGGAGGCATATAGACAATGGGCAGGAATATTCCATTGATATTGAAAATTTTTTCAACCGTTTTGGAATTAAAGAAGAAAAGCCTTCGCTGAATCAAAACGCAGAGAATGAATTAAAGAAACAGGAACAAGAGTTGGCTAAAACTAAAGTTTATACGGAAGAAGATATCCAAATAATACAAGATTTTATTTTAGAAGCAGGGGAACATTTCGAACACATAGAAGTTAGCCTTATAGGTCTTGAAAAAAATACTTATGATAAAGACGTAATAAATTCTATTTTCAGATCATTTCATACAATTAAGGGGGTTTCAGGTTTTTTAAATTTTAATAAAATTCATAAACTTGCCCACAGTACGGAAAATATACTTGATAGCGTAAGAAAGGAAGAAATTGAACTAAATTTAGATGTGACTGATATTGTTCTTGAATCAGCAGACATGATAAAAACAATTATCCGAAACATTGACGATAGCCTTGAAAAAAGCCTTCAAATTCTTGAAGGAAACATTGATGTTGAGCCGCTTTTATTAAAAATTGAAAATTTAAAAAAAGTTCCTTTTACAAGGGGAGGACGTCTTATAGGTGAAATTCTTCTTGAAAAGGGTTATATATCGGAAAAAAGTCTTGAAAAAGGACTTAATCTTCAAAAAAGAGATCCCCATAAAAAAATAGGTCAAATACTTATAGATGAAGATTTAATTGAGCCAACAGCCATTTTTAATGCTGTTTCTGAACAAAAAAAATCCGGCAAAATTGCCGAACTTCAAGTTAAAGTTGATATAAATAAATTGGATAACTTAGTAGATCTAACAGGAGAACTTGTTATAACTCAATCTATGGTGAAACAAAATGTTCTGGCACAAAAAATTAATGATCAAAAACTTAACCAAAATATGAATGAGCTTGGTAGAATAGTATCTGTTTTACAGAGACTATCCATGACCCTTAGAATGATACCAATAAAAAATACTTTTCAAAAAATGGTGAGATTGGTAAGAGACCTTTCCAAAAATTCAGGCAAAGACGTTAATCTTGAAATGTTTGGAGAGGAAACAGAAATTGATAGAAATGTTGTAGATGAATTATATGAGCCTTTGGTTCATATGATTCGCAATTCAATTGACCATGGAATTGAACCTCCGTCTGAAAGAAAAAAAGTTTCAAAAGACTTAAATGGAACTATTCAACTATGTGCCTATCATAAAGGTGGCAAGTTTATCATAGACATAAAAGACGATGGAAGAGGCATTAATAAAAATCGTATAGTTGAAAAGGCGTTAAATCTTAATTTAATAAAAAAAGACGCTAATTTGTCTGAATCGGAAATATATAACCTTATTTTTCATCCAGGGTTTTCAACTGCTGAAAAAATAACTGATATATCAGGAAGGGGCGTTGGAATGGATGTGGTTAAAAGAGCCATTGAAAAACTTAGAGGAAATATTGAAATTGCTTCCCATGAAGGTAAAGGAACTGTATTTACAATTAGTTTTCCATTAACACTTGCTGTTATTGACGGTATGGTTGTTAGAGTTGGAAACGAAAAATATATTATTCCGACAATGGCTACAATTGAATCAGTTAAACCAAAAGAAGATGATTGTTACAGTATCGAAAATAAAGGTGAAATGGTTATGATAAGAGGTGGTCTGCTTCCCCTTATACGCCTTGATAAATTATTCGGCATTGATACTGATGCTAAAAATCCATGGGAAGGGATAGTTGTAACAGTGGAACACAATAAAGATCAAAAAGCGGTTTTAGTAGATGAACTTATCTGCAAAGAAGAAATTGTAATAAAAAGTCTTGGGGAATGCTTTAAAAACGTAAAAGGACTTGCTGGGGGGGCTATTTTAGGCGATGGCAAGGTAAGTCTTATACTTGATATAGCTGGTTTATTTGAAGTCGCAACTAAGTAA